From Vibrio crassostreae, one genomic window encodes:
- a CDS encoding monooxygenase, whose protein sequence is MKLLQVDFEFNGPFGEEMSNALIDLAKSINNEPGMIWKIWTENQAEKLGGGVYLFEDQLSAEAYLAMHSARLKEMGVDEVRGVIFDVNQPLTTINKGPING, encoded by the coding sequence ATGAAACTACTACAAGTTGATTTTGAATTTAACGGCCCTTTCGGTGAAGAAATGTCGAACGCACTCATAGACCTAGCTAAGTCCATCAACAACGAGCCGGGCATGATCTGGAAAATCTGGACAGAAAACCAAGCCGAAAAACTAGGCGGTGGTGTCTACCTTTTTGAAGATCAGCTCAGTGCTGAGGCTTACTTAGCTATGCATTCCGCTCGCTTGAAAGAGATGGGCGTAGATGAAGTTCGCGGCGTGATTTTTGACGTGAACCAGCCATTAACTACCATTAACAAAGGCCCAATCAACGGCTAA
- a CDS encoding LysR family transcriptional regulator codes for MRLKTTLDQWQTLYEIDRAGSIQAAALQLNKSHTTLIYALRKLEDQLGVPLVQVEGRRAVLSEDGKALLRRASSMLEQARELELISEQLAKGMESEIVVAVDHLCCLERLYKPMAAFMAENNTTSIQVVETSLSKTTEMVTQERADVAIINLPITNYSAEAFGFTKMEPVVASSHPLANVSSISLNQLSSLPQIVVRDLGSVEKLGEKKDVGWLKSSQRITVDNFDHAFGAVEQGVGYCRLPKHIVDSRGSDKLTVLNVENGSGYQVPLHLTLPKGAKTGPAAKRFYELLLESAQNAN; via the coding sequence ATGAGATTGAAGACTACCCTAGACCAATGGCAAACACTCTATGAGATAGACCGCGCTGGCAGCATTCAGGCGGCGGCATTGCAATTGAATAAGAGCCACACCACGTTGATTTATGCGTTGAGAAAACTGGAAGATCAATTGGGTGTGCCTTTGGTTCAGGTTGAAGGCCGAAGGGCTGTGTTATCGGAAGATGGCAAAGCCTTGTTGCGTAGGGCGAGCAGCATGCTGGAACAAGCGCGAGAGCTTGAGCTGATCAGTGAGCAGTTAGCAAAGGGGATGGAGTCTGAAATTGTAGTTGCGGTTGATCACCTATGCTGCCTTGAGCGCCTTTATAAGCCGATGGCTGCGTTTATGGCAGAGAACAACACCACCTCAATACAAGTGGTAGAAACATCACTCTCGAAGACCACCGAAATGGTCACTCAAGAACGTGCCGATGTTGCCATCATTAACCTGCCTATTACCAATTACTCGGCCGAAGCTTTTGGATTCACTAAGATGGAGCCTGTTGTAGCAAGCTCGCACCCGTTGGCTAACGTGTCATCCATATCGCTCAACCAGTTGTCGTCGCTACCACAAATAGTGGTGAGAGATTTAGGCTCGGTTGAAAAACTGGGCGAGAAAAAGGATGTGGGTTGGTTGAAGTCGAGCCAGCGTATTACGGTCGATAATTTTGACCACGCCTTTGGAGCGGTAGAGCAGGGTGTAGGGTATTGCAGGCTACCTAAACATATTGTCGATAGCCGAGGAAGTGACAAGCTCACTGTGTTGAACGTGGAAAATGGCAGTGGCTATCAAGTGCCGCTGCATCTGACTCTGCCGAAAGGTGCGAAGACAGGCCCAGCCGCAAAACGTTTCTACGAACTGCTTCTTGAATCAGCCCAGAATGCGAACTAA
- a CDS encoding TetR/AcrR family transcriptional regulator has product MTKIIKSEQKRSQILTAASQLFSEHGFKINMDQIAKAANVSKQTVYSHFKNKDELFETCMQTKCTERELSPAAFDMNAAVGDELVKFGVKFQDLLLDEQSRQTFQNAVSQSNTHPEIASIYLETGPQKTTKLLADYLQTKIESGDLTLSSTSSPIIAARQLLLMFHGKSAYWSFFGHDSGESEEERLHYTRECVALFLNGNQPR; this is encoded by the coding sequence GTGACTAAAATCATCAAGAGTGAACAGAAGAGATCGCAGATCCTAACCGCAGCAAGCCAGCTTTTCTCTGAGCATGGCTTCAAGATCAATATGGATCAGATAGCGAAAGCGGCGAACGTTTCCAAGCAAACGGTCTACTCTCACTTTAAAAATAAAGACGAACTTTTCGAAACCTGCATGCAAACCAAGTGTACAGAGCGCGAACTTAGCCCTGCTGCCTTTGATATGAATGCGGCGGTGGGTGATGAGTTGGTGAAATTTGGTGTGAAGTTTCAGGATTTGTTACTTGATGAACAGTCTCGACAAACCTTTCAGAACGCGGTGAGTCAATCCAACACGCACCCAGAAATTGCCTCTATTTATTTAGAAACAGGGCCACAGAAGACCACTAAGTTACTCGCTGATTACTTGCAGACAAAGATAGAGTCTGGCGACTTAACGCTCTCTTCTACAAGCTCGCCAATCATAGCGGCACGTCAACTGTTGCTGATGTTTCATGGTAAGTCGGCGTATTGGTCGTTCTTCGGCCACGATAGCGGCGAGTCAGAAGAAGAAAGGCTTCACTACACTCGTGAATGTGTCGCGCTATTCTTGAACGGCAACCAGCCTCGTTAA
- a CDS encoding efflux RND transporter periplasmic adaptor subunit, with translation MYKLMKGSAVAVALSAFLVGCGEKEQAQDSVDSTAEAASSVQTILTVETMALALSSSYAVQREYVGVVKAGQQANLGFELAGKVNAILVDVGDTVTEGQPLIRLDTQLLQTESSQLKAQAEEVKAQLSLVAANLKRQRSLKAKGFSAEAEIDSLTSEQRVLQANLLRIDASVKGNELKLVKSTVRAPYSGTIATRFVSLGDVVNVGNPTLTLLASEGKEAFIGIPAHQMQKVTSLSKPSIRVGRDDFAVTLLNPGAMVDTQSRSVGLRYLFPEQASVLEGQLAYLKFDEQIDDQGYWVPLTGLIDGLRGVWNIFVVGEDNKVERRSVQVLFANNQQAYVSGAITEGEQVIASGLHRLVPGQTVKPASVTAE, from the coding sequence ATGTATAAATTGATGAAGGGAAGCGCTGTGGCAGTGGCGTTGTCGGCTTTTCTTGTTGGATGTGGCGAAAAGGAACAAGCCCAAGATTCGGTTGATTCAACCGCTGAAGCGGCTTCGAGCGTCCAAACCATTTTAACTGTAGAAACGATGGCCTTGGCGCTGTCTTCCTCTTATGCAGTGCAGCGTGAATATGTGGGTGTGGTTAAGGCGGGTCAGCAGGCCAATTTAGGTTTCGAGTTGGCCGGAAAAGTAAATGCGATTTTAGTGGATGTCGGTGACACAGTAACCGAAGGACAACCCCTGATTCGATTAGACACTCAACTGCTGCAGACTGAATCTAGCCAATTGAAAGCACAAGCCGAAGAAGTGAAAGCTCAACTGAGTCTTGTGGCCGCGAACTTAAAGCGTCAGCGCTCATTGAAAGCAAAGGGCTTCAGTGCTGAGGCGGAAATTGATTCGTTAACCAGTGAGCAGCGCGTGTTGCAGGCGAACTTACTGCGTATTGATGCTTCGGTAAAAGGCAATGAATTGAAGTTGGTTAAGTCGACGGTTCGTGCGCCTTATTCAGGCACTATCGCAACGCGTTTTGTGTCGTTGGGTGATGTGGTGAATGTCGGTAATCCTACTCTGACGCTGCTTGCTTCAGAAGGCAAAGAAGCTTTTATCGGTATTCCAGCTCATCAAATGCAAAAAGTGACCTCGCTTTCTAAGCCAAGTATTCGTGTCGGGCGAGATGATTTCGCAGTGACGCTGCTGAATCCGGGCGCAATGGTGGACACGCAATCCCGCAGTGTCGGTTTACGTTACCTTTTCCCTGAGCAAGCGTCTGTTTTAGAGGGTCAACTTGCTTACCTTAAGTTTGACGAGCAAATCGATGACCAAGGTTATTGGGTGCCGTTAACCGGTTTAATTGATGGATTACGTGGTGTGTGGAACATCTTCGTGGTGGGAGAAGACAATAAAGTAGAGCGCCGAAGTGTTCAGGTTCTGTTTGCTAATAACCAACAAGCGTATGTCAGCGGTGCCATTACCGAAGGCGAGCAGGTGATCGCGAGTGGTCTACATCGCTTGGTTCCAGGTCAAACCGTGAAGCCAGCCAGCGTTACTGCTGAATAG
- a CDS encoding efflux RND transporter permease subunit: MKIIETISNTRLLILMTALLMVSGISAFMTLPRAEDPVIINRYANITTSFPGASAERVETLVTEVIENKLRELSEVKLVSSTSRPGVSIVTLELNDTITEPEPVWSQARDKLSDIESILPSGSHSPDLDSDHTYAFTTITALTWSGAGEPDRLTLGRYAKELAKRLRTLSGTEFVDEYGMPQEEIQISLRTADAAALGRSSANIAESLEGADAKNSAGELVSAYSRFGLEIQSELDSIERIKQVPIATDSNGHIIRMEDIASVKRGEKTPQDQIAIIDGEPGVIVAARMHPDLRVDNWTSRANALIEKFQQELPSNIDITVLFNQQGYTETRLDDLGKSLMIGFGLILIVLFVTLGVRAAILVAISLPLTSLLTLSIMKMTGVPINQMSVTGLIVALGIMVDNAVVMVDTIQAYRLKGQQRAEATMNALKHLWVPLLGSTLTTVLAFAPIILMPGASGEFVGGIAITVSFSLIGSYIISHTLIAGLATKLLPKQLSDVDKKGQHHWYMTGLRIPALTRWFSSSVRFGVTHPIITIALVLLVPFTGYWSMSQLTEQFFPPSDRDMFEIQVYMPPQASIYATKNTSEKIDDIIHRYPEVERIDWLVGANFPSFYYNLQARQNNAPYFSQAMVKTENFDQANALIPELQKVLDNEVPEAQILVRKLNQGPPFTAPVELRVYGENLDTLKMIGEDVRLILAGVPHVTHTRETLQPGTPKVWLKVDEDTAKLNGISLNQFAGMLQTTLTGRESGSVIEGSESVPIRVRVADDARENLAHLSNIRLPISSDVYSTGINVSTLAELELTTSRGAITRRNGQRVNTIEGYIEAGVLPQTVLNEFQKRLESYEMPSGYTIGFGGESAERDNSVNSLISNVAVVVVLMVLVVVMSFNSFRMSSIIFMVAGLAGGLGLLSVWIFGYPFGFTVIIAMLGIAGLAINAAIVILTELKLDEQASSGNVDAVVEAVMSCTRHISSTTITTVGGFMPLIIAGGGFWPPFAVAIVGGTVLTTLISFYFVPVVYHLMTKNQRKKVVTPTA; the protein is encoded by the coding sequence ATGAAAATCATAGAGACTATTTCCAACACTCGACTGCTTATCTTAATGACGGCACTGCTCATGGTGAGTGGTATTTCTGCGTTCATGACGTTGCCGCGTGCAGAAGATCCGGTGATCATCAACCGTTACGCGAACATTACCACCAGTTTCCCCGGTGCCAGTGCCGAACGAGTTGAAACCTTAGTTACTGAGGTGATCGAGAATAAGCTGCGTGAGCTGAGTGAAGTTAAACTGGTGAGCTCAACCTCAAGGCCGGGCGTGTCGATTGTCACGTTAGAACTTAATGACACCATCACCGAGCCAGAGCCGGTTTGGTCTCAAGCGCGTGACAAACTGTCTGACATCGAATCCATTTTACCTTCGGGTTCTCATTCTCCCGATCTCGACAGTGACCACACCTACGCTTTTACCACGATTACTGCGCTGACTTGGTCTGGTGCCGGTGAGCCTGACCGATTAACGCTTGGTCGCTATGCCAAAGAGTTAGCCAAACGATTAAGAACCTTGTCGGGCACTGAATTCGTTGATGAATATGGGATGCCGCAAGAAGAGATTCAAATCAGCTTGCGCACCGCCGATGCCGCAGCGCTCGGTCGTTCCAGTGCCAATATTGCGGAATCTTTGGAGGGGGCAGACGCTAAGAACTCGGCAGGTGAATTGGTCAGTGCCTATTCTCGTTTCGGCTTAGAAATCCAGTCTGAACTGGATTCCATTGAACGTATTAAACAAGTACCAATCGCGACTGATAGCAATGGTCATATCATCCGAATGGAAGACATTGCCTCGGTGAAGCGGGGTGAGAAAACCCCACAAGATCAGATTGCCATTATTGATGGTGAGCCGGGTGTGATTGTCGCAGCAAGAATGCACCCTGATCTCCGAGTCGATAACTGGACATCACGAGCCAACGCACTGATTGAGAAATTCCAACAGGAGCTGCCCAGCAATATCGATATCACTGTGTTGTTCAACCAGCAAGGTTATACCGAAACCCGCTTAGACGATTTAGGTAAGAGCTTGATGATCGGTTTTGGGCTTATCTTGATCGTATTGTTCGTGACCTTGGGTGTGCGTGCTGCAATATTGGTGGCGATTTCGTTGCCATTAACTTCACTGCTTACGTTGTCGATCATGAAAATGACGGGCGTGCCAATCAACCAGATGTCGGTGACGGGCTTAATCGTAGCGCTCGGGATCATGGTGGATAACGCGGTGGTGATGGTCGATACCATTCAAGCTTACCGCCTGAAAGGACAACAACGAGCAGAAGCAACCATGAATGCGTTGAAACATTTATGGGTGCCGTTACTGGGGTCGACATTGACCACGGTATTGGCGTTTGCACCAATCATTCTAATGCCGGGTGCATCGGGTGAATTTGTGGGTGGCATTGCGATTACTGTGTCTTTCTCATTGATCGGTTCTTATATTATCTCGCACACCTTAATCGCAGGCTTGGCGACCAAGCTATTGCCGAAACAACTCAGCGACGTTGATAAGAAAGGGCAGCACCATTGGTATATGACGGGCTTAAGAATTCCTGCTTTAACACGTTGGTTTTCATCTTCTGTCCGCTTTGGTGTCACGCATCCAATCATCACTATTGCTTTGGTGTTGTTGGTTCCGTTTACTGGCTACTGGAGTATGTCTCAGCTGACTGAGCAATTCTTCCCGCCATCAGACCGAGACATGTTTGAGATTCAGGTTTACATGCCGCCTCAAGCTAGCATTTACGCCACTAAAAACACCTCTGAAAAAATCGACGACATCATTCATCGCTATCCAGAAGTGGAACGTATCGATTGGCTGGTGGGCGCTAACTTCCCATCTTTCTATTACAACTTGCAGGCAAGGCAAAACAACGCGCCGTACTTCTCGCAAGCTATGGTGAAAACAGAGAACTTTGACCAAGCCAATGCGCTAATTCCTGAGCTGCAAAAGGTGTTGGATAATGAGGTGCCGGAAGCACAAATCTTGGTACGAAAGCTTAACCAAGGGCCTCCATTTACGGCGCCAGTGGAGCTGCGTGTTTATGGTGAAAACCTCGATACACTGAAAATGATTGGTGAAGATGTTCGCCTGATTCTGGCGGGTGTTCCTCATGTGACTCACACAAGAGAAACATTGCAGCCGGGTACGCCTAAGGTGTGGTTGAAGGTTGATGAAGACACCGCAAAGCTCAACGGTATTTCATTGAACCAGTTCGCAGGTATGCTGCAAACCACGCTGACAGGTCGTGAAAGCGGTTCGGTAATTGAGGGCAGTGAATCGGTGCCGATTCGTGTTCGTGTTGCGGATGATGCGCGTGAAAACTTAGCGCATCTGAGTAATATCCGTTTGCCGATCAGTTCTGATGTCTATTCCACAGGGATTAATGTTTCGACTCTGGCTGAGCTTGAACTGACCACCAGTCGTGGTGCGATTACTCGTCGTAACGGGCAGCGTGTGAATACCATCGAGGGTTACATTGAAGCAGGGGTCTTGCCTCAAACCGTCCTTAATGAGTTCCAAAAACGACTTGAAAGCTATGAGATGCCATCAGGTTACACGATTGGTTTTGGTGGCGAATCGGCTGAACGAGACAATTCAGTCAACAGTCTGATTTCGAATGTCGCAGTCGTGGTGGTATTGATGGTGTTGGTGGTGGTGATGTCGTTCAACTCATTCCGAATGAGTAGCATCATCTTCATGGTAGCAGGATTGGCAGGTGGATTAGGGTTGCTGTCGGTGTGGATCTTCGGTTATCCATTTGGTTTTACCGTTATCATCGCCATGCTCGGGATCGCGGGCTTAGCGATTAACGCCGCCATTGTGATTCTGACGGAATTGAAACTCGATGAACAAGCTTCATCAGGCAATGTGGATGCGGTGGTAGAAGCTGTGATGTCGTGTACTCGTCATATCAGCTCGACAACGATCACGACTGTTGGCGGCTTTATGCCACTGATCATTGCTGGTGGTGGTTTCTGGCCTCCGTTCGCGGTCGCGATTGTTGGCGGTACCGTATTAACCACACTTATCTCGTTCTACTTTGTACCAGTGGTTTATCACTTGATGACTAAAAATCAGCGCAAGAAAGTCGTGACTCCAACAGCCTAA
- the cyoA gene encoding ubiquinol oxidase subunit II, with amino-acid sequence MEASRYKRILSRANLSRIGLVGTVLMLEGCNSALLDPKGSVGVQEKELIITALLLMLIVVIPVILMTIYFAYRYRESNTTEEYAPDWAHSTKIEVVVWTIPIIIIAILATITWRTTHELEPSKPLESDVQPMVIEVVSLDWKWLFIYPEQNIATVNYVAFPKDVPVTFKLTSDNIMNAFFIPRLGSQIYAMPGMVTKLNLIANHEGDFKGFASNYSGKGFSQMKFTASAMADQVAFLNWVEKVKASPDRIEDWEQFRLLAAPSIAEPVTLFSSIPPFLFTDVVTQHPGSMNCLPETQG; translated from the coding sequence ATGGAAGCTTCAAGATATAAACGCATTTTATCGAGAGCAAATCTGTCGAGGATTGGTTTGGTGGGAACCGTCCTGATGCTCGAAGGATGTAACTCCGCATTGCTCGACCCAAAAGGTAGCGTTGGCGTTCAGGAAAAGGAGCTGATTATTACGGCTCTGTTGCTGATGCTGATTGTCGTCATCCCCGTGATTTTGATGACCATCTACTTTGCCTATAGATACCGCGAAAGTAATACCACAGAAGAGTATGCACCTGACTGGGCGCACTCAACCAAGATCGAAGTGGTGGTATGGACGATTCCAATCATCATCATCGCGATTCTGGCCACCATCACTTGGCGAACAACACACGAACTGGAGCCCTCCAAACCTCTGGAAAGTGATGTGCAACCTATGGTGATCGAAGTGGTCTCTTTGGACTGGAAATGGCTGTTCATCTATCCGGAGCAAAATATTGCGACGGTTAACTATGTTGCGTTCCCGAAAGATGTACCGGTGACGTTTAAGTTGACTTCAGACAACATCATGAACGCGTTCTTTATTCCGCGTCTTGGTTCGCAGATCTACGCGATGCCGGGAATGGTGACCAAGTTGAACTTGATTGCTAATCATGAAGGTGACTTCAAAGGTTTTGCATCGAACTACAGTGGTAAAGGGTTCTCTCAAATGAAATTCACCGCATCAGCCATGGCTGATCAAGTGGCGTTTCTAAACTGGGTGGAAAAAGTGAAAGCTAGCCCAGACCGTATTGAAGATTGGGAGCAGTTCCGTTTATTGGCTGCGCCAAGTATCGCTGAGCCTGTGACTCTGTTCTCCAGTATCCCACCATTTTTATTCACTGATGTCGTGACCCAGCACCCTGGTTCAATGAACTGTTTGCCGGAAACCCAAGGATAA
- the cyoB gene encoding cytochrome o ubiquinol oxidase subunit I, translated as MFGRLTLDSIPYHEPIILFTLTMIALVGGLVVYAVTKAGKWQYLWNEWFTSVDHKKLGFMYIAVAMVMLVRGFADAVMMRSQQLLSAAGETGYLPPHHYDQIFTAHGVIMIFFVAMPLVIGLMNIIVPLQIGARDVAFPYLNNLSFWLFVVGIILTNMSLGLGEFGRTGWLAYPPLSGIEASPGVGVDYWIWALQISGVGTTLTGVNFFATILRMRTPSMPMMKMPVFTWASLCANILIIISFPILTVTIALLTLDRYIGTHFFTNDLGGNVMMYVNLIWAWGHPEVYILILPIFGVFSEVTATFSRKKLFGYTSLVWATVAITILAFVVWLHHFFTMGSGANVNAFFGIATMIISIPTGVKIFNWLFTMYKGRIRFTTPMMWTVGFLITFTVGGMTGVLMAVPGADFILHNSVFLIAHFHNVIIGGVVFGCFAAIGYWFPKATGFTLNELWGKRAFYCWIIGFLMAFLPLYALGFMGMTRRLSQDINPEFFPLLAVAAAGTGVIAMGVVCQFVQIYVSVRDRDQNRDLTGDPWGGRTFEWATSSPPPFYNFAKLPKGDEIDSFWYQKQSGEFDPTQEEEYERIHMPKNTPTGIYVSAWALAFGFAMIWYIWWLAAASLVGIVVTCIQHSYNDDVDYYVEVEEIKAIEAARRAQLEEAKKQSVKGDNSGRGNSADGDSDNNNKDDLETTYAS; from the coding sequence ATGTTTGGAAGATTAACTCTAGACTCAATTCCCTACCACGAACCCATTATTTTGTTCACGTTAACCATGATCGCTTTAGTGGGTGGTTTAGTGGTGTATGCGGTAACAAAAGCCGGTAAGTGGCAATACCTTTGGAATGAATGGTTTACTTCTGTAGACCACAAAAAATTGGGCTTCATGTACATTGCGGTCGCGATGGTGATGTTAGTTCGTGGCTTTGCCGATGCCGTCATGATGCGTAGTCAGCAATTGCTTTCTGCAGCGGGTGAGACCGGCTACTTACCGCCACATCACTATGACCAGATCTTCACGGCTCACGGCGTGATCATGATTTTCTTCGTCGCGATGCCTTTGGTTATCGGTTTGATGAACATCATTGTGCCGCTGCAAATTGGTGCTCGTGATGTTGCGTTCCCTTATCTGAATAACCTGAGCTTCTGGCTGTTTGTGGTGGGTATCATCCTAACCAACATGTCACTGGGCTTAGGTGAATTTGGCCGTACGGGTTGGTTGGCGTATCCGCCGCTTTCTGGCATTGAGGCCAGCCCGGGAGTCGGGGTCGATTATTGGATATGGGCGCTGCAAATATCCGGTGTGGGTACCACATTAACGGGTGTGAACTTCTTCGCGACTATTTTGCGCATGCGTACTCCGTCTATGCCAATGATGAAGATGCCAGTATTCACGTGGGCGTCTCTGTGTGCCAACATCCTGATCATCATCTCTTTCCCAATCCTAACGGTCACCATCGCGCTACTGACTTTGGATAGATACATCGGCACGCACTTCTTCACCAATGACCTTGGTGGCAACGTGATGATGTATGTGAACCTGATTTGGGCATGGGGACACCCTGAAGTGTACATCCTGATCTTGCCTATCTTCGGTGTGTTCTCTGAAGTGACTGCAACCTTCTCTCGTAAAAAACTGTTTGGTTATACCTCGCTGGTATGGGCGACGGTAGCGATCACTATTTTAGCGTTTGTGGTTTGGCTACATCACTTCTTTACCATGGGTTCTGGCGCCAATGTGAATGCCTTCTTCGGCATCGCGACCATGATTATCTCTATCCCAACCGGGGTTAAGATCTTCAACTGGCTATTCACCATGTACAAAGGACGCATCCGCTTTACCACGCCAATGATGTGGACGGTCGGTTTCCTAATCACCTTTACCGTTGGTGGTATGACGGGCGTGTTGATGGCGGTACCGGGCGCAGATTTCATTCTGCATAACTCGGTATTCCTGATTGCGCACTTCCACAACGTAATCATTGGTGGCGTTGTCTTCGGTTGTTTTGCTGCGATTGGTTACTGGTTCCCGAAAGCGACCGGTTTCACTCTGAACGAGCTTTGGGGCAAACGCGCATTCTACTGCTGGATCATCGGTTTCTTGATGGCGTTCTTGCCGCTTTACGCTCTGGGCTTTATGGGCATGACGCGTCGTTTGAGCCAAGACATCAACCCTGAGTTCTTCCCTCTACTGGCGGTTGCGGCTGCAGGTACAGGCGTAATTGCGATGGGTGTGGTGTGTCAGTTCGTTCAGATTTACGTGAGTGTTCGTGACCGCGACCAAAACCGAGATCTAACCGGTGACCCGTGGGGCGGACGCACATTCGAATGGGCAACGTCTTCACCACCGCCGTTCTACAACTTTGCAAAACTGCCTAAGGGCGATGAGATCGATTCGTTCTGGTATCAAAAGCAAAGTGGTGAGTTTGACCCGACTCAGGAAGAAGAATACGAACGTATTCACATGCCGAAGAACACACCGACAGGTATTTATGTGTCTGCATGGGCGTTGGCATTTGGCTTCGCAATGATCTGGTACATCTGGTGGCTAGCAGCTGCAAGCTTAGTGGGTATCGTGGTGACGTGTATTCAACACAGCTACAACGACGATGTGGACTACTACGTGGAAGTTGAAGAGATCAAAGCGATTGAAGCGGCTCGACGTGCACAGCTTGAAGAAGCGAAGAAACAGTCAGTGAAAGGCGACAACTCTGGTCGTGGTAACAGCGCTGACGGTGACAGTGATAACAACAATAAAGATGACTTGGAGACGACGTATGCAAGCTAA
- the cyoC gene encoding cytochrome o ubiquinol oxidase subunit III produces the protein MQANTPSHTYDLAHSHDHHHEAAGNKLFGFWVYLMSDCVLFATLFATYAVLESGSIAGPTGKDIFELPFVFVETMMLLFSSITFGFGMIAMKRKDVTGLKRWIKVTFVLGLAFICMEVYEFHHLIAEGYGPQESAFLSAFFTLVGTHGLHVTFGLIWMAVAYHQLSTKGLNDNMSMRFQCLSLFWHFLDIVWICVFTIVYLMGVM, from the coding sequence ATGCAAGCTAATACTCCGTCACACACTTATGATCTTGCACACTCGCATGATCATCACCACGAAGCTGCGGGCAACAAGCTGTTTGGCTTCTGGGTTTACTTGATGAGTGACTGTGTCCTGTTTGCCACGCTTTTCGCGACTTATGCCGTGCTTGAGAGTGGATCAATTGCAGGGCCGACAGGCAAAGACATCTTTGAACTGCCGTTCGTGTTTGTCGAAACCATGATGCTGTTGTTCAGTAGTATCACCTTTGGCTTTGGCATGATTGCAATGAAGCGTAAAGACGTTACCGGACTTAAGCGATGGATAAAAGTCACTTTCGTATTGGGTTTAGCCTTTATCTGTATGGAAGTGTATGAGTTCCATCACTTGATTGCAGAAGGCTATGGCCCTCAAGAAAGCGCATTCCTTTCTGCGTTCTTTACCTTGGTTGGCACACACGGTTTGCACGTAACGTTCGGTCTGATTTGGATGGCGGTGGCGTATCACCAGCTTTCAACCAAAGGCTTGAACGATAACATGTCGATGCGTTTCCAGTGCTTAAGCCTGTTCTGGCATTTCCTTGATATCGTTTGGATTTGCGTATTTACCATCGTGTACTTAATGGGGGTGATGTAA
- the cyoD gene encoding cytochrome o ubiquinol oxidase subunit IV: MEQHLDSGATDYVKGFIASLILTIIPFYIVWSHALPSTETYVILFGCALVQIFVHFKYFLHMEAKSSDGRWNLVSLMFTAIVVLILIAGSVWIIYNMNVNMKL; the protein is encoded by the coding sequence ATGGAACAGCATCTAGACAGCGGTGCAACGGATTATGTGAAAGGCTTTATCGCGTCACTAATTCTGACCATTATTCCGTTCTACATTGTGTGGTCACATGCGCTACCAAGCACGGAAACTTACGTGATCTTGTTCGGTTGTGCGCTGGTGCAAATCTTTGTGCACTTTAAGTACTTCTTACATATGGAAGCGAAATCTTCCGATGGGCGTTGGAACTTGGTGTCACTGATGTTTACTGCCATTGTTGTATTGATTCTTATCGCTGGCTCGGTATGGATCATCTACAACATGAACGTCAACATGAAGTTGTAG